One window from the genome of Gimesia aquarii encodes:
- a CDS encoding universal stress protein, with protein sequence MIEINKILIPTDFSETAQAATQYAVELAKKFDAKLHLLHVIEDPVVYMPMFESYALPPKEDFENFAETRLENWILDEDKEGLTIETEWVHGNPFVDILKCAKREDADLIVVGTHGRSFTAHLLLGSVAEKVVRKAKCPVLTVRPQGHQFIHPGMADDE encoded by the coding sequence ATGATTGAAATCAATAAAATTCTCATACCAACCGATTTTAGTGAAACAGCACAAGCTGCTACCCAATATGCTGTCGAACTGGCAAAAAAATTCGATGCAAAATTACATTTACTACATGTCATCGAAGACCCGGTCGTTTATATGCCGATGTTTGAAAGTTATGCGCTACCTCCCAAAGAAGATTTTGAGAACTTCGCTGAAACACGATTAGAGAACTGGATTCTGGACGAAGATAAAGAGGGGCTTACTATTGAAACAGAGTGGGTTCATGGCAATCCGTTCGTAGACATCCTGAAATGCGCTAAACGTGAAGATGCAGATTTAATCGTTGTTGGCACTCACGGACGTTCCTTTACTGCCCATTTATTATTGGGTAGTGTTGCGGAAAAAGTAGTCCGCAAGGCAAAATGCCCCGTATTAACAGTTCGTCCGCAAGGGCATCAATTTATCCATCCAGGTATGGCAGATGATGAGTGA
- a CDS encoding SLC13 family permease gives MIGDSSHSAESRIPFYGKLFSIIALLIILNLPTPQDMSAAAQRLAAVTALMAILWMTQALPIAVTSLVPLVAFPIFGIQDPKTVSQAYINQNIFLYMGGFIIALGIEKWGVHRRIALHIINVIGSSPRRVILGFLFATAFLSMWISNTASTLLMLPIGMAIIGSITELTTLESPEASSKAIHHFSVALLLGIAYSASIGGVTTLIGTPTNIAFQQIWLAQFPQGPQLSAGEWMVMVVPFGITFLFLTWVVLCWKMPSLSKSQDSSQAIIREHIHKLGHASRPEILMLIIFVMTAILWVTRKPLKFGAYELLAGWEQFPIYFLTKWGIPVENVSGWVHDSTVAMGMAILMFAIPAQKSEQGQTEYLMDWETAERLPWGVLLLIGGGFAIAGAFQTTGLSIWVGQIFSEIVTGWPPWALIFTACLMLTFLTEFTSNIATVNTVLPILAATAISLNVDPRIIMIPAAISASCAFTMPIATPPNAIVFASGQIKISDMLKYGIILNLIGVFLLTAFMLFYFIPQMDIQFGKVPDWIYQHQP, from the coding sequence GTGATTGGCGACTCATCACATTCAGCAGAAAGCCGAATTCCCTTTTATGGGAAGCTATTCAGTATTATCGCTTTATTGATCATACTGAATCTACCAACCCCACAAGATATGTCAGCCGCTGCACAACGCCTGGCTGCTGTGACAGCTTTGATGGCAATTCTCTGGATGACGCAGGCGCTCCCCATCGCAGTGACGAGCCTGGTTCCTTTAGTGGCATTTCCCATCTTTGGGATTCAAGACCCCAAAACAGTCAGCCAAGCCTATATTAATCAAAACATTTTTCTTTATATGGGCGGTTTTATCATTGCGCTCGGAATTGAAAAATGGGGCGTTCATCGACGCATCGCCCTACATATCATCAATGTGATCGGCTCAAGTCCACGGCGTGTGATACTGGGCTTTTTGTTCGCAACAGCATTCTTATCCATGTGGATTAGCAACACGGCATCCACATTACTCATGCTGCCAATTGGTATGGCTATCATTGGTTCAATCACAGAATTAACAACACTGGAATCTCCAGAAGCATCTTCCAAGGCGATACACCATTTCTCAGTCGCACTACTGCTGGGGATAGCATATTCAGCCAGCATTGGAGGTGTGACAACTCTGATTGGAACTCCTACTAACATTGCCTTTCAGCAGATCTGGCTCGCCCAATTCCCCCAGGGGCCTCAACTGTCCGCTGGGGAGTGGATGGTGATGGTTGTCCCTTTTGGAATCACCTTTTTATTTTTGACCTGGGTAGTTCTCTGCTGGAAAATGCCAAGTTTATCTAAGTCGCAAGATTCTTCTCAGGCAATTATCCGTGAGCACATACATAAACTGGGGCATGCTTCGCGACCTGAAATTCTGATGCTGATCATCTTTGTCATGACCGCGATTTTGTGGGTGACACGTAAGCCTTTAAAATTTGGTGCTTATGAACTCCTTGCCGGATGGGAGCAGTTTCCAATTTACTTTCTCACGAAGTGGGGGATTCCAGTGGAAAATGTTTCTGGCTGGGTTCATGACTCCACGGTTGCCATGGGAATGGCCATCTTAATGTTCGCAATTCCCGCACAAAAGTCAGAACAGGGTCAGACAGAATATCTCATGGATTGGGAAACAGCAGAACGACTTCCCTGGGGTGTATTGTTATTGATCGGTGGTGGCTTTGCTATCGCGGGCGCATTTCAAACGACAGGTTTATCAATTTGGGTTGGTCAAATATTCTCTGAAATTGTGACTGGCTGGCCTCCCTGGGCACTCATCTTTACTGCCTGTTTGATGCTGACATTTCTGACCGAGTTCACGTCAAATATTGCAACGGTCAACACCGTCCTTCCCATTCTGGCTGCCACTGCCATCAGTCTGAATGTGGACCCAAGAATCATCATGATCCCTGCGGCGATTTCAGCCAGTTGTGCGTTTACAATGCCCATTGCAACTCCTCCCAACGCGATCGTCTTTGCTTCCGGGCAGATTAAGATTTCCGATATGCTAAAGTACGGAATCATCTTGAATCTGATTGGAGTCTTCCTGTTAACCGCATTTATGTTATTCTACTTCATCCCACAAATGGATATTCAATTTGGAAAAGTTCCAGATTGGATCTATCAACATCAACCTTAG
- a CDS encoding GrpB family protein codes for MSFIGPGQDEVMFFSRYCCEVFPDEKVKKFVKLEVPYAEDSYLLGIIFDVRNQDPRVIEMKRAPVELVEYDPEWPDKFETERAFLMKIIGQWFYGSIEHVGSTAIPGLLAKPVIDIMFGVKSLNDSRPAIDVLVNNGYEYWPYKAEVMHWFCKPSDAFRTHHLHLIPFQSPLWNERIQFRDLLLTNQKIAKEYSDLKRELAARYKEDRETYTQMKWPFIQRVLEDEK; via the coding sequence ATGTCATTCATAGGGCCAGGTCAAGATGAAGTGATGTTCTTTTCAAGATACTGTTGTGAGGTTTTTCCTGATGAAAAAGTGAAGAAATTTGTTAAGCTGGAAGTTCCATACGCTGAAGATTCTTATCTACTCGGCATTATTTTTGACGTTCGTAATCAAGACCCCAGAGTTATAGAAATGAAAAGAGCACCAGTTGAGTTAGTAGAATATGACCCCGAGTGGCCTGACAAGTTTGAAACTGAGAGGGCCTTCTTAATGAAGATAATTGGCCAATGGTTTTACGGCAGCATAGAGCATGTGGGGAGTACTGCTATTCCAGGACTTCTTGCAAAGCCAGTGATTGATATTATGTTCGGAGTTAAGTCACTCAATGATTCACGTCCAGCTATTGATGTGCTGGTAAACAATGGGTATGAGTATTGGCCCTACAAAGCGGAAGTCATGCACTGGTTCTGTAAACCATCGGATGCATTTCGAACACATCACCTACATTTAATACCATTTCAAAGTCCACTTTGGAACGAGCGCATTCAATTTCGTGATCTCTTACTTACAAATCAAAAAATCGCAAAAGAATATTCGGATTTAAAAAGAGAACTTGCCGCACGATATAAGGAAGATCGTGAAACTTATACTCAGATGAAATGGCCGTTTATTCAGCGCGTACTGGAGGATGAAAAATAA
- a CDS encoding glycosyltransferase family 39 protein, translating to MKDDKLAESTARDDENQTSKCSKADSTRGVESSYKVWLIVAGIILIGLAFRAKLLDAFFLDFDESMHFQVARQPTLSDAWRASREHTHPPLAFLVYHYWMKLGDSERMLRLPALLFSISTLVLGFVWLKELLGPRPALVGLAFLTFSMPMVHLGALMRGYTLLLTFIFAALYLQERFLRTHSTIALAGSGCCLAFAMLTHYSTAWLMLVLGLLVTFRVISGTLPRRAVVSWIILQFVLLGLCVAMYFGHIKQFINSNAKTDLWDFWLYDSSYDPVTTHPVYLALMRTLEYIKYLSGALWMLIAGLVLFGSLVMLRKGFQDTGSKWIALERSMMVLLPLVVAMLLFHFRIYPVGHTRHSMWLIPFVVLGLAAATLPLVRRPGFGRVAVFTLVISLWIYSYAYPNVWKLQTTQTPIMARKTVALLKKTVPEGATILTDGSTRNVLEYYLVGDFVTHGKPLGGGYTEYQMAGYRVISIPKFHFFMYDIRADWTNYFKAFGENATKPIWVTYLGFEVPDNDPALIFKRFPPGRLIKKISHLDNQILHVQFRDPGKKITVNSNKKETP from the coding sequence ATGAAGGATGATAAGTTGGCTGAATCAACTGCGAGGGATGATGAAAATCAGACTTCCAAATGTTCAAAAGCTGACTCTACCCGAGGTGTTGAGAGTTCTTATAAGGTTTGGTTGATAGTAGCCGGTATTATACTTATAGGGCTCGCATTTCGAGCAAAGCTGTTGGATGCATTCTTTCTGGACTTTGACGAATCGATGCACTTCCAGGTGGCACGTCAGCCTACATTATCCGATGCCTGGCGTGCCAGTCGCGAACACACGCATCCTCCACTGGCGTTCTTAGTTTATCATTACTGGATGAAACTAGGTGATTCTGAGCGAATGCTCCGATTACCTGCCCTGCTCTTTAGTATTTCGACTTTGGTCTTAGGTTTTGTGTGGCTCAAGGAATTATTGGGGCCACGACCAGCTTTAGTAGGCCTCGCGTTTCTGACTTTTTCAATGCCAATGGTTCATCTTGGCGCGTTAATGCGTGGCTATACACTTTTGCTCACCTTTATCTTCGCGGCACTTTATTTACAAGAACGTTTTTTGCGTACTCACTCAACTATTGCGCTTGCTGGATCTGGATGTTGTCTAGCATTTGCCATGTTGACGCATTATAGCACAGCATGGTTAATGTTGGTGCTCGGACTCTTAGTTACATTTCGAGTGATCTCGGGAACACTGCCTCGAAGGGCGGTTGTAAGTTGGATCATCCTGCAATTTGTACTTCTAGGTCTTTGTGTTGCAATGTATTTTGGCCACATAAAACAATTTATCAATAGCAATGCAAAAACAGATTTATGGGATTTCTGGTTGTATGACAGTTCCTATGACCCCGTAACCACTCATCCTGTTTATCTCGCGTTAATGCGGACTCTTGAGTATATCAAATATCTCTCTGGGGCATTGTGGATGCTAATCGCTGGCTTAGTGCTCTTTGGTTCCCTGGTCATGTTAAGAAAAGGATTTCAAGATACCGGGTCGAAATGGATTGCACTCGAACGTAGTATGATGGTTTTGCTGCCGCTGGTTGTCGCGATGCTACTGTTTCATTTCCGTATTTACCCTGTCGGGCACACAAGGCATTCGATGTGGCTCATTCCATTTGTGGTTCTTGGTCTCGCAGCAGCAACTTTGCCACTGGTAAGACGACCCGGTTTTGGACGTGTGGCAGTTTTTACATTGGTGATTTCTTTATGGATATATTCCTACGCGTATCCGAATGTCTGGAAATTACAGACCACACAAACTCCCATTATGGCGCGTAAAACAGTAGCGTTATTAAAGAAGACTGTGCCCGAGGGGGCCACTATTTTAACAGACGGCAGCACGCGTAATGTTCTTGAATACTATCTTGTCGGTGATTTTGTGACACATGGAAAACCACTTGGAGGTGGCTACACTGAATATCAGATGGCTGGCTATCGAGTCATCTCGATTCCGAAATTTCATTTCTTTATGTATGACATACGAGCCGACTGGACGAATTATTTCAAGGCTTTTGGAGAGAATGCGACAAAACCAATCTGGGTGACATACCTTGGATTTGAAGTACCTGATAATGACCCTGCATTAATTTTCAAACGATTCCCGCCAGGACGTCTGATTAAAAAAATAAGTCACTTGGATAATCAGATTTTACATGTGCAGTTTCGTGATCCCGGCAAAAAAATAACAGTTAATTCAAATAAGAAAGAGACTCCCTGA
- the tam gene encoding trans-aconitate 2-methyltransferase: MPVWDSDQYLKFQKERTQPAIDLASRVEIKNPKEIIDVGCGPGNSTAVIAKRWPEAQISGFDSSHAMLKTAKNSVPKVHWFQADVATWQPEVCYDLIFSNAVFQWVPDHNKLFSRLISFLKPGGALAVQLPTHYASPLHQSVLELSTSSQWKQATKIARQTVATESREFYYNLLVPLVSHVEIWETDYIHVLESVEAILEWFRGTGLRPYLEALANDQQRAQFEQELLDRYRPAYPPQQNGKVLFPFRRLFIIAYR, translated from the coding sequence GTGCCAGTCTGGGATTCAGATCAGTATTTGAAGTTTCAAAAGGAACGTACCCAGCCTGCTATCGACTTAGCTTCTCGCGTTGAAATTAAAAATCCAAAAGAGATAATTGATGTGGGATGTGGTCCGGGAAACAGTACGGCTGTGATTGCAAAACGCTGGCCTGAGGCACAGATTAGCGGGTTTGACAGTTCACACGCGATGCTAAAGACAGCAAAAAATTCTGTCCCCAAAGTTCACTGGTTTCAGGCTGATGTTGCTACCTGGCAGCCGGAGGTCTGTTATGATCTCATCTTTTCCAACGCGGTTTTTCAATGGGTCCCTGATCACAATAAACTATTCTCTCGCCTGATCAGTTTTCTCAAACCTGGAGGTGCGCTGGCTGTGCAGCTTCCTACTCATTATGCTTCTCCTTTACACCAATCTGTGCTGGAACTGTCTACGTCTTCTCAATGGAAACAAGCGACAAAAATTGCACGTCAGACTGTCGCAACAGAGTCTCGAGAGTTCTACTATAATCTGCTTGTACCTTTGGTCTCTCATGTCGAAATCTGGGAAACCGATTATATTCATGTGTTAGAGAGTGTCGAAGCCATTCTGGAATGGTTTCGTGGCACGGGATTACGTCCCTATTTGGAAGCTCTGGCCAATGACCAGCAGCGTGCTCAGTTTGAGCAGGAACTGTTGGACCGTTATCGGCCCGCTTATCCTCCGCAGCAAAACGGAAAAGTTTTGTTCCCATTTCGACGTCTGTTTATCATTGCCTATCGATAA
- the mnmE gene encoding tRNA uridine-5-carboxymethylaminomethyl(34) synthesis GTPase MnmE: MNLQFDDTIVALASAPGSSAAGIIRISGDDIVPCLSNCFESTSAWQRSRRSERHSGQLQLTDSALCIPGTLYYWPTARSFTGQPLAEFHTVSAPPLLESAIENLGSHGARMARPGEFTLRAFLAGRVDLVQAEAILGVIDAYDHEELNLALSQLAGGVSTRIAQARMNLLELLSELEAGLDFVEEDIEFIDRDTLVSRLHDIRTFCEQLYDDSSQRMESTGTLTVVLAGLPNAGKSTLYNTLVGDAQAALVSDVAGTTRDYLVTSLEWEGQSIHLIDTAGMESGKHKISLSAQDFRREQIAQADLVIWCTAADIDSELKDKDQIQRDQLSAEQNVIIVKTKSDLSSEPLKNTSFPDCDVMLSATQGVGIEALKNLILTRLTEYHRGSKFLIGSTASRCRESLRSASQSMQAAEEAATLRMGEELVAIEIRDALQHLGQIVGQVYTDDILDRIFSKFCIGK, from the coding sequence ATGAATCTTCAATTTGACGATACGATCGTTGCTCTTGCCTCTGCTCCAGGAAGTAGTGCAGCTGGAATCATTCGAATTAGTGGGGACGATATAGTACCTTGCTTATCAAATTGTTTTGAATCAACCAGCGCATGGCAAAGATCCCGACGATCGGAACGCCATTCTGGGCAATTACAGTTAACTGATTCGGCCTTGTGCATCCCTGGAACATTATACTATTGGCCGACTGCACGCAGTTTCACGGGGCAGCCATTGGCTGAGTTTCACACGGTCAGTGCTCCACCATTGCTGGAATCTGCGATTGAGAATCTCGGTTCGCATGGTGCGAGGATGGCCCGGCCCGGAGAATTCACATTACGAGCATTTCTCGCCGGGCGAGTTGACTTAGTGCAGGCAGAAGCAATCCTGGGCGTGATTGATGCCTATGATCACGAAGAACTGAATTTAGCCCTCAGTCAGCTCGCAGGAGGCGTCTCTACTCGTATTGCGCAGGCTCGAATGAATCTGCTCGAATTGCTCTCTGAATTGGAAGCAGGCTTGGATTTTGTAGAAGAAGATATCGAATTTATTGATCGTGATACACTCGTTTCCCGCTTACATGATATTCGAACGTTTTGTGAACAACTTTATGACGATTCTTCTCAGCGCATGGAATCAACGGGTACGCTTACTGTAGTCCTGGCAGGTCTGCCAAATGCGGGGAAAAGTACGCTATATAATACCTTAGTTGGTGATGCTCAAGCTGCGTTGGTTTCAGATGTGGCAGGAACGACACGGGATTATCTGGTGACTTCTTTAGAATGGGAAGGCCAATCAATTCACCTGATCGATACGGCCGGGATGGAATCAGGAAAACATAAAATATCTCTTAGTGCTCAGGATTTTCGGCGAGAACAAATCGCTCAAGCAGACTTAGTAATCTGGTGCACTGCGGCAGATATTGACTCAGAGCTGAAAGATAAAGACCAGATACAACGTGATCAATTATCTGCAGAGCAAAATGTCATCATTGTAAAGACCAAGAGTGACCTCTCCTCTGAACCACTCAAAAATACATCATTTCCTGATTGTGATGTCATGTTAAGTGCTACGCAGGGTGTGGGAATTGAAGCGCTTAAGAATCTGATTTTAACACGTTTGACAGAATACCACCGTGGCAGCAAGTTTCTGATTGGTTCCACTGCTTCGCGCTGTCGAGAAAGTTTGCGGTCTGCCAGTCAATCAATGCAGGCGGCTGAAGAAGCAGCCACATTACGAATGGGTGAAGAACTGGTTGCGATCGAAATTCGTGATGCTTTACAGCACCTTGGTCAAATTGTCGGGCAAGTATATACCGATGACATTCTTGATCGAATTTTCAGTAAATTCTGTATTGGGAAATAA
- a CDS encoding sugar phosphate isomerase/epimerase family protein, producing MEKWPIGVFASVDAGLGVHLDVAQELGIPTIQVHAPHKETRTQEAAAAFLERCNAAGITITCVFGGFDGESYADIPTTKQTVGLVPQATRAARVEEMKEISDFARLLGCNTIALHIGFVTEDRNSEDYKELVSVTQNLLDHAKVNGQTLNLETGQETADHLLDFISDVGRDNLKINFDPANMILYGTGDPIAALKRVGHLVASVHCKDATWAAEGKRGIEWGAEVPLGEGDVGMGTYLRALNDIEYTGPLTIEREIPEDREQQKADIGKAVALLNELKEQIG from the coding sequence ATGGAAAAATGGCCCATTGGTGTATTCGCTTCGGTAGATGCAGGTTTGGGGGTTCATCTTGATGTAGCCCAGGAACTAGGAATTCCCACGATCCAAGTTCATGCTCCACATAAAGAAACACGGACTCAAGAAGCAGCAGCAGCATTTCTAGAACGGTGCAATGCTGCAGGCATTACCATTACTTGTGTTTTTGGGGGGTTTGATGGAGAAAGCTATGCTGATATTCCCACAACGAAACAAACAGTTGGGCTGGTTCCCCAAGCGACACGTGCCGCTCGTGTTGAAGAAATGAAAGAAATCTCCGACTTCGCCAGGTTGCTAGGGTGCAACACAATTGCCTTGCATATTGGATTTGTCACTGAAGATCGGAATTCGGAGGATTATAAAGAGCTGGTTTCTGTGACTCAGAATTTACTCGACCATGCAAAAGTGAATGGCCAGACTCTGAATCTGGAAACTGGACAGGAAACCGCAGATCATTTGCTTGATTTCATTAGTGATGTCGGCCGTGATAATCTGAAAATTAATTTTGATCCTGCTAATATGATTCTTTATGGAACAGGCGACCCCATTGCTGCCTTGAAACGCGTTGGCCACCTTGTAGCCAGTGTACATTGTAAAGATGCGACTTGGGCTGCAGAAGGCAAACGTGGAATTGAATGGGGGGCAGAAGTCCCTCTCGGTGAAGGCGATGTTGGTATGGGAACATATTTACGTGCTCTCAACGACATTGAATATACCGGTCCTCTGACTATTGAACGAGAAATACCGGAAGATCGAGAACAACAAAAAGCCGATATTGGGAAAGCCGTTGCACTGCTAAATGAATTGAAAGAACAAATTGGCTAA
- a CDS encoding HD-GYP domain-containing protein: MTTEINEKIDQAAESSADDQQTVSVRVEDLIVGRTINNAIHDSNGVLLLAAGSVVNSRFKQLLRDRNMSNVEIHSDDAASVSLSAFADIDDSDGGIYSTVLTEKLDTLIESGSMFVANTGPALRDSMVVHGCKGYDQESRDKLFAQQQEYGESLDDMMRGALKGETPKGADIAGMAANYLTQLTADADSVISTAAEAGQDETLSQHCLQMSLLGMAIGAELNLDENNVRNIGLCGLVHDWGMVRVQDKIGTWRRKLNPLELMEIQKHPIFSLEMLENVAGIPSIVPVVCYQVHEQPNGQGYPRNRTHKMIHMFARILNVAHSYVSLTTSREDRPALMPYAAMEYLLRQTNDKTIDSAAMRALLNLLSLFPVGSFVTLTDGSAARVIRRNQNLYTSPIVQIIQSADGKRSDPSDPDNIIDLNQNELQIDQALPTPGKDEIDLSSELFDGQV; this comes from the coding sequence ATGACGACTGAGATCAATGAAAAAATAGATCAGGCCGCCGAATCATCTGCAGATGATCAGCAGACAGTTTCCGTACGTGTTGAAGATTTGATTGTCGGCAGAACAATTAACAATGCGATTCATGATTCCAATGGAGTTTTGTTATTAGCTGCGGGGTCAGTCGTTAATTCACGGTTCAAACAACTACTGCGTGATCGAAACATGTCTAATGTCGAAATTCATAGTGATGATGCTGCGTCAGTGAGTTTAAGTGCTTTTGCAGACATCGATGACTCTGATGGTGGTATTTATTCGACTGTATTAACCGAGAAGCTGGATACTCTCATCGAATCTGGATCGATGTTTGTGGCTAACACCGGACCAGCTCTTCGAGATTCAATGGTCGTGCATGGTTGTAAAGGTTATGACCAGGAAAGTCGCGATAAGCTGTTTGCACAACAGCAGGAATATGGTGAATCGCTGGATGATATGATGCGTGGTGCCTTGAAAGGCGAAACTCCCAAAGGAGCGGATATTGCCGGCATGGCCGCTAATTATCTGACGCAATTGACGGCTGATGCAGATAGTGTGATTTCAACTGCAGCAGAAGCAGGGCAAGATGAAACGCTTTCTCAGCATTGTTTACAGATGTCACTCTTAGGAATGGCGATTGGAGCAGAGCTGAATTTAGATGAAAATAATGTGCGAAATATTGGATTGTGTGGACTCGTACATGACTGGGGAATGGTGCGTGTACAGGACAAAATTGGCACATGGCGGCGCAAGCTTAACCCGCTTGAGCTCATGGAAATTCAAAAGCATCCGATATTTTCGCTGGAAATGCTCGAAAATGTTGCTGGAATTCCCAGTATTGTTCCCGTCGTTTGCTATCAGGTTCATGAGCAACCTAATGGGCAAGGCTACCCTCGTAATCGTACACATAAGATGATTCACATGTTTGCTCGAATTTTGAATGTCGCTCATTCTTATGTTTCCTTAACAACATCCAGAGAAGACCGCCCTGCTCTGATGCCTTATGCTGCGATGGAATATCTGCTCAGACAAACAAATGATAAAACGATTGATTCCGCGGCAATGCGAGCTTTATTAAACTTGCTGTCGCTCTTTCCCGTTGGTAGTTTTGTCACTTTAACTGATGGAAGCGCGGCGCGAGTCATCAGACGGAATCAAAATTTATATACCAGCCCGATTGTGCAAATCATCCAATCTGCTGATGGAAAACGGTCTGATCCTTCGGATCCAGATAATATAATTGATCTGAATCAGAATGAACTTCAAATCGATCAGGCCTTACCGACTCCTGGAAAAGATGAAATTGACCTCTCTTCCGAACTCTTCGATGGTCAAGTCTAA
- a CDS encoding glycosyltransferase, translating into MQITHSSHRFLIYVVAYEAEQHLHDLFERIPYELFNRSDIHFLVSDDASSDNGPNVLKEWLEAHEIYNVTILKNRDNQGYGGNQKIGFRVAVDEGYDCVILLHGDGQYTPELLPEFMNIWKESQPDVILGTRMHSTSSARKGGMPLYKLVGNRILTTFQNWLTGWKLSEYHTGYRAYATKFLASVPFEINTNEFHFDTEILLQAAHVGASVREIEIPTFYGNEVCRVPGLKYAWDVVTATIQFKMHQWGMLCSLKLRNLSTDRYRDKTQAEYSSHALALDLLKKHKSQKVLDLGCGLGHVASQCERSGMEVTGVDCVRPLPETMTEFHSANLETDVLPVSIRDFDAVLLLDVIEHLANPEDFLLSMRNDDRNHPADALQGPEFSDQPQEFESDKTNIEHENDPVEAESNLSQPLLVLSTPNVAFAAIRLNLLMGQFRYAERGILDITHKRLFTRRSLLQMLKVCGYEIERVHGVGVPFAAVMPGRTGRILGWLANLFAKLWPSLFAFQILVECRPRPGVNQVLRDAIRIHEVTSEENASVIIKNLNHTESHGIPE; encoded by the coding sequence ATGCAAATCACTCATTCCTCACACCGGTTCCTGATTTATGTTGTCGCCTATGAAGCCGAACAACATTTGCACGATTTATTCGAACGGATCCCATACGAGTTATTCAACCGGTCGGACATTCACTTTCTGGTAAGTGATGATGCTTCGTCGGATAATGGTCCCAATGTATTAAAAGAGTGGTTGGAAGCTCATGAAATCTACAACGTTACAATTCTAAAAAACCGTGACAATCAAGGTTACGGGGGGAACCAGAAAATCGGTTTTCGCGTAGCAGTTGATGAAGGATATGACTGTGTAATTTTATTACACGGTGATGGACAGTATACTCCTGAGCTTTTACCCGAATTCATGAATATCTGGAAAGAGTCACAACCTGATGTGATTTTGGGTACGCGAATGCATTCAACCAGTAGTGCGCGCAAAGGGGGGATGCCATTGTATAAGCTTGTCGGAAATCGAATTCTGACAACTTTTCAAAATTGGCTCACGGGTTGGAAATTGAGCGAGTATCACACCGGATATCGTGCCTACGCAACAAAATTTCTGGCAAGTGTTCCGTTTGAAATCAATACAAACGAATTTCACTTCGATACGGAGATCCTACTCCAGGCAGCCCATGTTGGAGCCAGCGTAAGAGAGATTGAGATTCCTACCTTTTATGGCAATGAAGTTTGTCGTGTACCAGGTTTGAAATATGCCTGGGATGTGGTAACCGCGACGATACAATTCAAAATGCACCAGTGGGGGATGTTGTGTTCGTTAAAACTAAGAAATTTGTCTACGGATCGATATCGTGACAAGACACAGGCTGAATACTCATCACATGCGCTCGCGCTGGATCTGTTAAAAAAACACAAGTCGCAAAAAGTTCTGGATCTTGGTTGTGGTTTGGGACATGTAGCATCGCAATGCGAGCGATCTGGAATGGAAGTGACAGGTGTGGACTGTGTAAGACCACTTCCTGAAACAATGACGGAATTCCATTCGGCAAATCTGGAAACTGATGTGTTACCAGTATCAATAAGAGACTTTGACGCGGTGTTATTATTGGATGTGATTGAGCATCTTGCCAACCCGGAGGATTTTTTGTTGTCGATGCGCAATGACGACCGAAATCATCCTGCAGACGCGCTTCAAGGACCGGAATTTTCAGATCAGCCTCAAGAATTTGAAAGTGACAAGACCAACATCGAGCATGAAAATGATCCTGTCGAGGCAGAAAGCAATTTATCTCAGCCATTGCTTGTTTTGTCCACTCCCAATGTGGCGTTTGCTGCAATACGGCTCAATTTATTGATGGGGCAATTCAGATATGCTGAGCGAGGAATTTTAGACATCACTCATAAACGACTCTTTACACGTCGTTCCCTGCTGCAGATGTTAAAGGTATGTGGATACGAAATTGAACGCGTGCATGGAGTCGGTGTTCCCTTCGCAGCAGTCATGCCGGGCCGCACTGGTCGTATACTAGGTTGGCTGGCGAACCTGTTTGCAAAACTATGGCCATCGTTATTCGCATTTCAGATTCTCGTGGAATGTCGCCCTCGTCCTGGAGTCAATCAGGTTCTGAGAGATGCAATACGTATTCATGAAGTCACTTCTGAGGAAAACGCGTCTGTGATTATCAAGAACTTAAATCATACAGAGTCACATGGAATACCAGAGTAA